One part of the Acidobacteriota bacterium genome encodes these proteins:
- a CDS encoding ABC transporter permease yields the protein MLEGSAFWQLLVSRALLYLREPEVIFWTYGFPLILVVALGLAFNSDSGPPVQTFALVEGPVADSAIDALKDNQELQVEVLPREEAMTRLRRNQILVVMEIDPQTLQVTYHYDPSNPESRPLRMAVDDALQRASGREDAFPSRDEHVTAPGSRYVDFLVPGLIGMNIMMGGMWGIGFVIVDMRVRNQMKRLLATPVRRTTFLIATLSSRVMFFLPEAAFLLAAAWLIFDIPINGSVLAIFLMALVGVLSFAGLGLLTACRAKRLETISGLINLIMMPMWIASGIFFSASRFPDFMQPFIQALPLTQLINALRAIMLEGAPLLSQTLPLAVLAAWGGISYLVALKIFRWG from the coding sequence ATGCTTGAAGGCAGTGCATTCTGGCAGCTTCTGGTCAGCCGGGCCCTGCTCTACCTGCGCGAGCCCGAAGTGATCTTCTGGACCTACGGCTTTCCCCTCATCCTGGTCGTGGCACTGGGGTTAGCCTTCAACAGCGACTCCGGCCCCCCGGTACAAACCTTCGCGCTGGTGGAGGGGCCGGTGGCCGACTCGGCCATAGATGCGCTCAAAGACAACCAGGAGCTGCAGGTCGAAGTGCTGCCGCGGGAAGAGGCCATGACGCGGCTGCGGCGCAACCAGATCCTGGTGGTCATGGAGATCGATCCCCAGACCCTGCAGGTCACCTACCACTACGACCCCTCCAACCCCGAAAGCCGTCCCCTGCGCATGGCGGTGGACGACGCTCTGCAGCGCGCCTCAGGACGGGAAGACGCCTTTCCCTCCCGCGATGAGCACGTGACCGCTCCGGGCTCGCGCTACGTCGACTTCCTGGTGCCCGGACTGATCGGCATGAACATCATGATGGGCGGCATGTGGGGCATCGGATTCGTGATCGTCGACATGCGCGTGCGCAACCAGATGAAGCGTCTGCTGGCCACGCCCGTCAGGCGCACCACCTTCCTGATCGCCACCTTGTCCTCGCGTGTCATGTTCTTCCTGCCCGAAGCGGCCTTCTTGCTGGCGGCGGCCTGGCTCATCTTCGACATCCCCATCAACGGATCGGTCCTGGCCATCTTTCTGATGGCCCTGGTGGGAGTGCTGTCGTTCGCGGGGCTGGGACTGCTGACGGCCTGCCGGGCCAAGCGTCTGGAAACCATCTCGGGACTCATCAACCTGATCATGATGCCCATGTGGATCGCCTCCGGCATCTTCTTCTCGGCCTCGCGCTTCCCCGACTTCATGCAGCCCTTCATCCAGGCCCTGCCTCTGACCCAGCTCATCAACGCCCTGCGGGCCATCATGCTGGAAGGCGCCCCCCTGCTCTCGCAGACGCTGCCGCTGGCAGTACTGGCGGCCTGGGGAGGCATCAGCTACCTGGTGGCGCTGAAGATCTTCCGCTGGGGCTAG